A DNA window from Frankiales bacterium contains the following coding sequences:
- a CDS encoding alpha/beta fold hydrolase — protein MLPDPNDVVRADGPWTHRDVTANACRFHLVEAGDGPLVVLLHGFPLFWWTWRHQLRSLAGDRYRAVAVDLRGYGGSDHTPHGYDPLTLADDVAGLIRTLGEADAVVVGHGWGGLVAWTLAATHPEVVRAIVPVGMPHPAVLRSALLSDREQRRLARYVLGFQRPWVPERQLTRDDAALVETLLRRWSGSDWPDEATAATYRAAMLVPNTAHCSIESHRWAVRSIPRRDGRRFLAAVAAPVAVPVLQVHGVGDRAVLARSVDGSESYAGGAYTRVDLEGVGHFPQEEAPQALDAALLPWLGALPTA, from the coding sequence GTGCTCCCGGACCCGAACGACGTCGTGCGGGCCGACGGACCGTGGACCCATCGCGACGTCACCGCGAACGCCTGCCGGTTCCACCTCGTGGAGGCCGGTGACGGCCCGCTCGTCGTCCTCCTGCACGGCTTCCCGCTGTTCTGGTGGACCTGGCGCCACCAGTTGCGCTCGCTGGCCGGCGACCGCTACCGCGCGGTCGCCGTCGACCTGCGCGGCTACGGCGGCAGCGACCACACACCGCACGGCTACGACCCGCTCACCCTGGCCGACGACGTCGCCGGCCTGATCCGCACCCTCGGCGAGGCGGACGCGGTGGTGGTGGGGCACGGGTGGGGCGGCCTGGTCGCGTGGACCCTGGCCGCGACCCACCCCGAGGTGGTCCGCGCGATCGTCCCCGTGGGCATGCCGCACCCCGCCGTGCTGCGTAGCGCCCTGCTCTCCGACCGCGAGCAGCGCCGGCTGGCCCGGTACGTGCTGGGCTTCCAGCGGCCGTGGGTGCCCGAGCGGCAGCTCACCCGCGACGACGCCGCGCTCGTGGAGACGCTGCTGCGCCGCTGGTCGGGCTCCGACTGGCCGGACGAGGCCACCGCCGCCACCTACCGCGCGGCGATGCTCGTGCCCAACACCGCCCACTGCTCGATCGAGTCGCACCGCTGGGCGGTGCGCTCGATCCCCCGCCGCGACGGGCGCCGGTTCCTGGCCGCGGTGGCGGCCCCGGTCGCGGTGCCGGTGCTCCAGGTGCACGGCGTCGGCGACCGCGCCGTGCTCGCCCGCAGCGTCGACGGCTCCGAGTCCTACGCCGGCGGGGCCTACACCCGGGTCGACCTCGAGGGCGTCGGGCACTTCCCGCAGGAGGAGGCGCCGCAGGCCCTGGATGCGGCCCTGCTGCCGTGGCTGGGCGCCCTGCCGACCGCCTGA
- a CDS encoding DUF2510 domain-containing protein — MPDAGWYPDPQASGLVRWWDGQRWTEHTRPYDGAATAHVVEDGATPPAAAAGDPLSVWAPQQPEDTTAGDVRHDTLALPVDAVDTQVVDRTTQPVGGPPTWVPPAPPSGDAGPDPAFVPPLGGYETVGSAAAADPVRRRSSAGLIAGVAAFALLIAAVAGVLVWNARGDSDLRPGAIAGPGDDGGPAVGATPTAPGGQGSSSAPSASPTPAATGDAAALESLVPTDALLPQGMAMTLIPNGDSVTGQATLDGWCSDSYASEKDRVARRQWTLDQAGQSTGLSIEAVAYRSPAAARAALAEFTRNSASCRGVTVTVAGSPATQTVTSSDAIPTQSGVSGRAVVARWSAQQGSTRVTLWSSATVQVKGRYLSVVWVSQRSSFSAADTAAIGQFVAQQRDSLAALPG, encoded by the coding sequence ATGCCGGACGCAGGCTGGTACCCCGACCCGCAGGCGAGCGGGCTGGTGCGCTGGTGGGACGGGCAGCGCTGGACCGAGCACACCCGGCCGTACGACGGCGCCGCGACGGCGCACGTGGTCGAGGACGGCGCCACCCCTCCCGCCGCCGCGGCGGGCGACCCGCTCTCGGTGTGGGCGCCCCAGCAGCCCGAGGACACGACGGCCGGCGACGTCCGGCACGACACCCTGGCGCTGCCGGTCGACGCCGTCGACACGCAGGTGGTCGACCGCACCACCCAGCCGGTCGGCGGACCGCCCACCTGGGTCCCCCCGGCACCCCCGAGCGGTGACGCGGGGCCGGACCCGGCCTTCGTCCCGCCGCTGGGCGGCTACGAGACCGTGGGCTCCGCCGCTGCCGCCGACCCGGTCCGACGGCGCTCGAGCGCCGGGCTCATCGCCGGCGTCGCGGCGTTCGCGCTGCTCATCGCCGCGGTGGCGGGCGTGCTCGTGTGGAACGCCCGCGGCGACTCCGACCTGCGCCCGGGCGCGATCGCCGGCCCGGGCGACGACGGCGGCCCGGCGGTCGGCGCGACGCCGACGGCACCCGGCGGGCAGGGCTCGTCGTCGGCACCGTCGGCGTCGCCCACTCCCGCCGCCACCGGCGACGCGGCGGCGCTGGAGAGCCTGGTGCCCACGGACGCGCTGCTGCCCCAGGGCATGGCCATGACGCTGATCCCGAACGGCGACTCCGTCACCGGGCAGGCCACCCTCGACGGCTGGTGCTCGGACTCCTACGCGAGCGAGAAGGACCGGGTCGCGCGGCGTCAGTGGACGCTCGACCAGGCCGGCCAGTCGACCGGGCTGTCGATCGAGGCGGTCGCCTACCGCTCCCCCGCGGCGGCCCGGGCGGCCCTCGCGGAGTTCACCCGCAACTCGGCGAGCTGCCGCGGTGTCACGGTCACCGTCGCCGGCTCCCCGGCCACGCAGACCGTGACCAGCAGCGACGCGATCCCGACGCAGTCCGGGGTCTCCGGCCGCGCCGTCGTCGCGCGGTGGTCGGCCCAGCAGGGCAGCACCCGCGTGACCCTGTGGTCGAGCGCCACGGTGCAGGTCAAGGGGCGCTACCTCAGCGTGGTCTGGGTGAGCCAGCGCTCGTCGTTCTCGGCGGCCGACACCGCCGCGATCGGGCAGTTCGTGGCCCAGCAGCGCGACTCGCTGGCGGCCCTGCCCGGCTGA